The sequence GCAGGTCGGGTGGTGCAACAGGAGGCGAGCCATGGTGGGGAGAGTCGGGGCAGTGCGCCCGCGACTATGCATAGCCGAGCGGCAGGGCACAACGGTGAAGATGGGCGCAGCGGTGATGAAGGAGTACGTGGGAGCGGATCGCCGGAGCGGTTGTGGGAGGCACGACGCATAGCCTTGGTGACAGTGGTGGTCAGCTCAGTTGGGATCTTGGACTCTTTCTCAGCTCTTCCTCTCTAGAGGGTTCCACGGCTCTGAGGAATCGACTTGAATGGAGTCGCCGCTGGTCACTTGTGAAGATTACCGTCATGTGTCGATAAAAGATCGGACGATTGATGTCGAGCTGGATGACGTGGCCTGGCTGGTTGACCTCGAACGCTACCACGTTTAGAATGTTAAAGatgtgaagagagagagagagagagagagagagagggagcaaaACTAGGAGAGGGTAAAGTTTCTTTAGGCAGTGTCGTGTGGATAAGAGGAGAGACGTGTGGAGCGGCCATCCCGTCTCTCTCGCTGTCTCGCATGGAGACAGAGACACCAGAGGCCACGACACCGACGACATTCATCCCAGGGGAGGAGGGGCCGTCACTGGAGTCTATGCGTGTGGTTCGAGCGTGTGATCCGATGCGTGCAGGCGGAGGTCTGCGCAATGCTCAAGGTGGTCGATGGCCGCGGTGAGCAGTTACGCGAGGATGCTCccgagcgggggggggggggatcagcGTTGTGCTCGTGCTGGCCCAGCACGAAAGGCATGATGTGCCATTGGGCCGTGCGTGGGGCCTTGCGGGAGATGAGTCGTGACAGCATGGCATGACACGACGTGCTAATCGTACCTGGGAAGCACAGCCTGACATGACCTAAGGCATGATAGGATGAGCCCAGCCCAAGTCCCACCTCTGCCCATGAGCACCAATCGACCATCCTCACTCAAAAAGCCCCAACGGAGCCCACAGGGGACCTCGCCGATACATTAGCTAGTACGGCGAGTAGAAGCATCTAAATTGACTATAGCAGGTCGAGACTGGTGGCTGTGCGTCTGTATTTCGGCGGACGCTTGTGCAGTGCACGGTCGACGCGGCCGGCGTGGACCATGCAAGGCGGCAAGTGAACAGACTGTGTCTGTACCTCGCCAGATCGTCTCCATGTGATCCAACACGCGGTCGGATGGTGCAAGGCGGGTCTGGGTTATTTACGTGTAGGTACCAAACGCGAGCCAACCAACCCGAGCAAACGTTCTGGCAACGTTGACCATGTCCGGAGCTGGATGCTGATGCCAACTTGCAGACTAAaacaaaaaaagtttttttttaccatgaTCCGATGTGGTAACGATGGTCGTGTCAATCCTTGCTCTTCCTCGCACTTTTTATTGCATGGAAGCCAGCAAGTAGCTTGTCATGTGACTCGTGCCTTTGCATGATTGCGTCGTGCAACAAGGCACAACACCAGTAAACCTATTCCACCGCGATCTACATGCGTGTTCGTAGAAAAAGTACACGATTCAGTGCACATATGCATAACCAGAGACGGCCCATCAATCCGACTCGGACAGGCAGGCTCGGTCCTCCCACTGTTCTTCTTTTCGAGGCCAGCTATGCTCCACTACCGATACGGGGATCGCAATGTGTGAGAAGCGGCCACCAACATCACTGTCCACATGTCAAACCGTCGTGAACCAGCGAACGTTCGGCAGTAGCCAAAGGAGGGCATAATTCCATTAGCTATTGCGCATGCACTGGAGAGGTATATAAAAAACATATAATATATGAGAAAATtaacaaatatataaatatcagATGAGAAATGAACGAACGAGATAACTCATATCCACTCTCACTTATGAAGTTGCCTTTGCCCCACTGTAAGATACGGTTCTAGGGAAAGAGAGGATACAGAGGTTCAGGATATCAGACTGAGCATGACGTTTCAACAAAATTTAAGTTGACTAAAGATGGGTCATTTAGGATGTTTTTTTGCTCGAATATTAGCTTATTAGTTGTCGGCATTCTTCGATATATGTTGCAAGATCGGCTGATCCGTGTTCTCCTTGAGATGTCCTTTTCATGGAAAATAAAGAAAGCGAAAGTTTATCTGGACATATAACATATTCAGTGTGGTGTAATTCCCGGAAGGAGCAGAAAGGGCGAAAGAACAGagggaaataaaaagaaaaataaattgatAGTGCTCGCTGATGCTAAGAGGAAGGAGCATTTGCTGCATTTCAGTGCGTCACCCAGTACACTGCAAAATATGCAACGACCCCACCAGTCCGTAGCCGCCTTGCTTATAAATAGGCATCTTCACCTTGCAGTTCGACAACAACGCAAAGCTCGCAAAACCTCCAGACCTTCCTGAAATAGCCACTAGCTAGCTGCTCACCGAGATCGCTGATCTTACTCTTAGTCTCAGCCCTTTCCAAGAACAAGACTCGCCAATTTCTATAGCTAGCTAGGTCGCGGCCGTAGCGCTCGATCCAAACCGAACTGATGGAGTTTGACCTGCTGAATTACAGCCCGGAAGCGCAGCTTGAGATGATGGACATGATGCTTGAGCTCGAGCAGCTCACTGCGCTCGACCAGTCTCTGATGGCGCCTATCTCGCCGCCGATATCCCCCATGCAAACCCCTGCAGCTCACTGCTTCTCGCCTCCACCATACATGCCGACTACCACGACCAGCACCGGTTACCCGGACCAGTACACCCCGCCAGCCGTGTACCCCGCCACCAGCCCCGAGCCCCAAGATTACATGCTGTCCCCGGGCGCTGACGCCGGCAGCGGGCAGCTGGGATCGCCGTCGTCGGCGGACGCCATGCGGGAGATGATCTTCCACATCGCGGCGCTACAGCCGGTGGAGATCGACCCGGAGGCGGTGCGCCCCCCGAAGCGGCGCAACGTGCGCATCTCCAAGGACCCGCAGAGCGTGGCGGCGCGGCTGCGGCGGGAGCGCATCAGCGAGCGCATCCGCACTCTGCAGCGGCTCGTCCCGGGCGGCACCAAGATGGACACGGCATCCATGCTGGACGAGGCCATCCACTACGTTAAGTTCCTCAAGTCCCAGGTGCAGTCCCTCGAGCGCGCCGCGGCcgcgaccgccgccgccgcctcccaccGCGCGGCCGCGCTCGGCGCCGCCTACCCGGCCCTCAACGCGCCGTGGCAGTACGCGCTTCCGCACGGTGGCATGTAACAGACGTCTCATATATTGCCGTCGCGCGCGCGTCGTCGGTCGCCCCGGTGGCTTCGATTCTTCGACCGGTGgtctctgctgctgctgctgctgctgctgctccagtCGGCGTACTGTTGAGTGTTGTGCGCATGATCACATGCGTGTGTAAAGATGTAGGAGCCTTGATACGCTTATTGTTGTATCCGCATACGACGTGGTTGCTCCAAGCTTTTGTTGGACTCGCAATCCGTGCATgcgcgtacgtacgtacgtacccaCGTAGGCAGTACATTTCTTTGTACCTTTTTATCCATGCATGCAGTGCTTCATTTTCGATTACTTCTCGGTACAGTGTGATCCTTAAATTTCGTTCGCATGCACCCCAAGCGCAGGAACCGCATGTGTCCTTTTTTCTCCCGCTGCATTGGTTTACGTACTTACGGTGCAAAAGCGACCTGGCAAATCGGTCGGTCGACAAGTTCGTTGACCGTTCATCAATGGAGACGGTGGCCGTGTCCTCGCTGCCGCTCCTATCTCGTCAAGTCGATTTGGACGTGCCTTTGGCCGCCATTCTCACGCCGCTGCTCCGTACGGCTGCCGGCCGGTGGAGGACGTCGTGCGTGCCGATGACCGATCGACTAGCGACCACTCGTACATGAGGCACGCATGAAGGCCGAAGCAGGTAACATCCGCTGTTGCATTGCTGAGTTGcaacagaaaaggaaaaattatACTAGCTCTTATGTAAGTATGGACTATTAGAATCATTTATTTACGTTGGGATTCATATCGAATAAGtaggtaaaaaaattatgagatagttaaaaaaattaacgaataaatatatattaagtGGAATAGATACAAGAACAGATAATCCGTATGCTAGGCCGAGTTGTCTTTCCCGTTGCAACGGCGAACCGACCCCGGCATGCAGGCGCGCAACCGTTTCTGCCGGGCGCTGTCTTCGTCGCCGGCATGTGGCAGTGCCCGCCGGCCTTGAATTCGCGCCAATAGTTTGGTGCGTGAGGAAGTAGTTGCGGTTGTTTCAAAGCCGTTGCGGAATTATGAGCGAGCCAGGTCCACCATGGATAGTGTTCGGTAATGTTGGCTCACAGCATGTGTGTACATAATCCATCCAGGACCGGCATTGCTAAAATTTTAGGATCACATGGCCGTAGCATGGATTATATAAAACGTTCAAGAGATCTGTCGCTGATCTTGTACCTATAGTGGGGTTCGTGATGCTCAATTATTGTTCTTCTCCCTTTGTACCAGCACGAACGAAATAATTTAGGGCCTAGGGAAGCTTCAGCTCCAGTTCGATCTACTGCAAATCTTTGCTCTCCGTAACATCTGAAGAAACTAGCTTATAAAGGAGGCAAAGCTTTTTTTCGAACAGAGCATGTTTGCCGAAACAGAGTTGCAGCCGAGAAGATAAACATAGCCATCAACTATGCTGGATAACCATACGTACGGATCAACGCATTTAAACACATAAAACTTCCGAGCAGATTTATTTGTCCATTAGGTCAACAGCAAGCCATGCTCGATGCTCCTCCCGGACCACGAGCTCTGTAATCTCCGCCACGAATTTCCTGTCCAGCCGCCTCTCGATCGTATCATTTTCACGACACATACTGTAGTTTGATCTACATGAAAACGACAACTGAAGGCACGGCACTGTGCGCATCCAGTTAACTTGTCATTGTGGGACAGGATTGATTCTCTCAACAAAACAAGAGGATTTCACGTACGATGAACGAAGAGCTACTTGCTCACTGACAATCAGCTAAAAGATGCTACAAATCTAGAATGTATCCACGTCTTTTCGATCGTCCCATGTCAATTCGCGGCCCTGTGCTAGCCAAGGAACTCCCCCACCTCTCAACACTGATCCAGTTCTTCCCGTCGTAAATTTGTACACGCGGTTGGAATATTTCCATTTCTCTATACACTATTCAGCCCATCACCTCGGCGACATCAAGGGCAAATCGGCAGCAGCTCCCTTTCTCAGCAGTTGATCGAAAAGAACAGAGACGACAACCAATCGCGCATCGGAGCTCAGCAAGTCAACACAGTGACTGCCGGATTGCTGCCACATGGGAGGAACTGCCGCCGGATGCGCGCCACATTGCAGTCGCCGCGAAAGCGGCCGGTCGCCTTTCGCGCTCTGTCGCCGTCGCCGTGGACACGCGTCGCGCGGGCGGAGGGCACGGCCCTACC is a genomic window of Phragmites australis chromosome 17, lpPhrAust1.1, whole genome shotgun sequence containing:
- the LOC133896716 gene encoding transcription factor HEC2-like, whose product is MEFDLLNYSPEAQLEMMDMMLELEQLTALDQSLMAPISPPISPMQTPAAHCFSPPPYMPTTTTSTGYPDQYTPPAVYPATSPEPQDYMLSPGADAGSGQLGSPSSADAMREMIFHIAALQPVEIDPEAVRPPKRRNVRISKDPQSVAARLRRERISERIRTLQRLVPGGTKMDTASMLDEAIHYVKFLKSQVQSLERAAAATAAAASHRAAALGAAYPALNAPWQYALPHGGM